In a genomic window of Lathamus discolor isolate bLatDis1 chromosome 4, bLatDis1.hap1, whole genome shotgun sequence:
- the CDC16 gene encoding cell division cycle protein 16 homolog isoform X2 has translation MEPQDIYWLAQCLYLTAQYHRAAHALRSRKLDKLYEACRYLAARCHYAAKEHQQALDILDMEEPINKRLFEKYLKDESGLRDSTTDWEMSQSSIKSSICLLRGKIYDALDNRTLATYSYKEALKLDVYCFEAFDLLTSHHMLTAQEEKELLESLPLSRQCTEEEQELLHFLFENKLKKYNKPSETLIPESVDGLQENLDVVVSLAERHYYNCDFKMCYKLTSVVMEKDPFHANCLPVHIGTLVELNKANELFYLSHKLVDLYPNNPVSWFAVGCYYLMVGHKNEHARRYLSKATTLERTYGPAWIAYGHSFAVESEHDQAMAAYFTAAQLMKGCHLPMLYIGLEYGLTNNSKLAERFFSQALSIAPEDPFVMHEVGVVAFQNGDWKTAEKWFLDALEKIKAIGNEVTVDKWEPLLNNLGHVCRKLKKYEEALEYHRQALVLIPQNASTYSAIGYIHSLMGNFESAIDYFHTALGLRRDDTFSVTMLGHCIEMYIGDSEAYIGTEIKDKLRCYDFDVHTMKTLKNIISPPWDFREFDIERQTLDESGIVTLETSHQRKSTDTSRPLEETFEIEMNESDMMLETSMSDHST, from the exons TTATATGAAGCGTGTCGCTACCTTGCAGCTAGGTGTCAT TATGCTGCAAAAGAACATCAACAGGCCCTGGATATTCTTGATATGGAAGAGCCAATCAACAAACGGCTTTTTGAAAAGTATTTGAAGGATGAAAGTGGATTGAGAGACTCTACCACAGACTGGGAGATGTCACAGTCCTCT ATCAAGAGCTCTATATGCCTTTTGCGAGGGAAGATCTATGACGCTTTGGATAACAGAACCCTAGCAACATACAGCTACAAAGAGGCCTTGAAGCTTGATGTTTACTGCTTTGAAGCATTTGATCTTTTAACATCGCACCATATGCTGACGGCACAAGAAG AAAAAGAGCTTCTTGAGTCTCTACCTCTTAGTAGACAGTGTACAGAAGAAGAACAAGAATTGCTTcactttttatttgaaaataaattgaaaaag tatAATAAACCCAGTGAAACACTGATTCCTGAATCAGTAGATGGTCTTCAGGAAAACCTGGATGTGGTAGTATCCTTAGCTGAAAGACATTATTATAACTGTGACTTCAAAATGTGTTACAAGCTTACTTCAGT agtaATGGAAAAAGATCCTTTCCATGCAAATTGTTTACCTGTGCATATAGGGACACTTGTGGAGCTTAACAAAGCAAATG AGCTTTTCTATCTTTCTCACAAACTGGTGGATTTGTACCCAAATAATCCT GTGTCATGGTTTGCAGTAGGATGCTACTACCTCATGGTTGGCCACAAAAATGAACACGCCAGAAGATATCTCag CAAAGCTACTACACTTGAGCGAACCTACGGGCCTGCATGGATAGCTTATGGACATTCATTTGCGGTTGAGAGCGAGCATGACCAAGCAATGGCTGCATACTTCACAGCTGCACAGCTTATGAAAGG gtgTCATTTGCCAATGCTCTATATTGGACTGGAATATGGTTTGACCAACAACTCAAAGTTAGCTGAAAGGTTTTTCAGCCAAGCTTTAAGTATTGCACCTGAAGATCCTTTTGTTATGCATGAAGTTGGAGTGGTTGCATTTCAAAATGGAGA ctggaaaactgcagaaaagtgGTTTCTTGATGCACTGGAAAAAATCAAAGCTATCGGAAATGAG GTGACAGTGGATAAGTGGGAGCCTCTACTGAACAACTTAGGACATGTCTGCAGAAAACTCAA gaaatacgAAGAAGCACTGGAATACCATCGCCAGGCTCTAGTGTTAATTCCTCAAAACGCTTCTACTTACTCTGCCATTGGCTACATACACAGTCTAATGGGCAATTTTGAGAGTGCCATCGACTATTTTCATACG GCCCTTGGTCTTAGGAGAGATGACACATTTTCAGTCACAATGCTTGGACATTGCATAGAAATGTATATTGGTGATTCTGAAGCCTACATTG GAACAGAGATCAAAGACAAATTAAGATGTTACGACTTTGATGTACACACAATGAAGACATTAAAGAACATAATTTCACCTCCCTGGGATTTCAGAGAATTCGACATAGAAAGACAAACTCTGGATGAAAGTGGCATAGTAACACTAGAGACATCACATCAAAGAAAAAGTACAGATACCAGCCGCCCACTGGAAGAAACATTTGAGATTGAAATGAATGAAAGTGACATGATGCTAGAAACATCAATGTCAGACCATAGCACATGA